ATCTGGCGTTCGACATAGCCCGAATCGGCAAGCTGTTTAAGGTTATAGGATGCGTTCGATCCCATGTAATGGCCGCGATCAAGAAGATCACGCACCGAGAGTTCATCTTCGCCAATGGTGAACAGCAGCGCCACTTGCGCGGGGCTGATATCATCCTTGCCAAGTCGAATAAGATCTACCCGAAGCAGATCCGCAAACCGCCGATATATGCGCTCGACAGTGTTTGCCAGTTCAAGATGAGTGACGGTCATATTGTCCGATCCGTTATCTGGTCCCAAGCGAGAGTTGATGCCAAGCCCTTTGGACTAAGCACAATTATCGTGTGGGGGAAGATAACGGGACGTGGATCTTGAACATTTTTCCGCACGTCCCTTACTTCCCACAGTTTTGCTCGTAGTTAAGAAGTATTTCGAAAGTGTTTTTATTTTTGAAATACTTCCATTATTTTGTTTTTACATTGCCAAATCATCAACATGAGATCGACATATTTAAATTTATTGTAGAACATCATGTCATCGCAACTATGTGAGTAGATTGCGGAAAAACTATGACTTTTGATTAATTGGATGAAAATCAATGCATTTTGGCCGCAAGAAGCTGGCAAAACCCGCAGAAACCAAGGACGCGAGATCGGAACTTGATGCCGGCTCAGTGATCAGAGAGGTCCGGTTCACGTTCGTGCGCGGACTGGGTTGGGCCGGCTTTATGAGCGGCTTTATCAATGTGCTGCAACTGACAGTCCCGCTGTTCATGCTGCAAGTGCATGACCGGGTTATTAACAGTCAAAGTACCGATACGCTTTTGCTGTTACTCGCAATTGCTGTTGCCGCGATCATTTTGTACGGCATCCTTGATTTCCTGCGCGCACTTGTGTTTCAGGAAATGGCCAAATCGCTTTTGCGTCGCCTGAACTTGCCTGCCATTTCGGCGGCAATGCGCGTCGCCCTTGAAAAGGGATCCTTGCACGGAACACAGGTCCTGCGCGATCTGTCGGACCTGCGTAATTTCATCACCGGCACGACGATCAGTGCGCCGCTCGAAGCAATCTGGT
Above is a window of Alphaproteobacteria bacterium DNA encoding:
- a CDS encoding MarR family transcriptional regulator, producing MTVTHLELANTVERIYRRFADLLRVDLIRLGKDDISPAQVALLFTIGEDELSVRDLLDRGHYMGSNASYNLKQLADSGYVERQIMARDRRSARIKLTTKGHELCEALHEFHEEYHDALASNLEDQQEMETALRTLRRLEEFWTQTLRYGGIPMNSALPTPEVRNRR